A segment of the Trifolium pratense cultivar HEN17-A07 linkage group LG7, ARS_RC_1.1, whole genome shotgun sequence genome:
CAAAACCAAGTTGTCTATTCAAGTGTTGCATGTGCTCTACGGAATGTCTCAGAGAAAAAAGATTCTGCAGAATTGTAGATGCAGTACTTTGTGGGGACTAAGGATCAGTTATGACAAAGATGTATCATTGTAACACATACAaatttttgtatgaatatttgtAACATATATACATGGAGATGGAGCCTACTACGAAATGCATTAAATTGCTCTTATTGCTTAATTGAATTATTGTCCCCTCACTAAAGAACCTCAAAATTCTGGTTCAGTTTGGGTTCAACCTTGTTATCGACCAACCAATTCTATCAATTTTAGTTTCCACACTATCATATTAGTTACTTTTGGCCATTAACAATCGTTCAAGAGAACCCAAATTTGATTTGTGATGGGAATAATTTTTAgtcagattttatttatctcgtgatcgaactctggattaccagaACCTCTTCCCATGAGAAGCAGagagttaacacaaaaaaaaaatcttcgaAATTAATTCCTCATGAAAATGTCTTTATAGTTAAGTGGTGGGGTGGGTGAGTCTTCAAAAACTTAGGTTATAACTAGTTTGGTTCTTTGTGAGTTAGGTAAGTAATACTATTACTAACAAGTAACAACCAAAAGTAATACCAGCAAGTTAAGAAGAGTGAAATTTGACAATAACATACACCAATATAGTTGTCTAAGCAAAGCAGCTGTATTTTATGGTGCTATgtctattttaaatttgatgaaGCGCCTACGATATTGGGTTTAGGCGTGTTCGCGTATCTAATATATGTTGAATATTAACATTTGGGTTTGAACAACATGTGTCGACACTTCAGAAAAGTGTCCAAAAAAAGTATGTTTCCCTTCAACGTACATCTAAAACTCCTTCAACACAATTATAGTGAGAAATGAGAATAAACTTATCTACATTTTTTGTAAAACAATATTTAATCTCTTTTCTGTAGATGAGTAGCAAGTATCATctaaaattcacacacacaacTATGAAATCCCAAATTTAAATTGAGATAAAAATATTCAACCTAACAATATCAGCATTGTCAATTGAATTAATCAGTGTTAAAGTGTTTATATTTGTGTTCACATCCGTCCCATATTTCAACAttatatgttaatttataatgaAACTAATGACCTTTCAAATTGAAAGACCAAAATCCTAAATCTATATCAGCCTTTACAAATTAGTATTATATATTTCTCATGTCCTACAATGACTATCATATTAGTCCCCACACAAAATAGTTTTAGAAGAGTGtcactttcaattttcaacataGTTTTAATTGATTTCTCATGTCCCcacacaaatttaaaaaaatttcacttATTTACATCAAGCCATAAAATTCTTGTCACAAGGCTACTTCACCAAAATTATGACATGGTTGAGAAACTAGGTTTGCTTTATCTCAACTGGTGATGATTAAGAAACCAAATTGTGGAGGGCCTAACTAATTTGCAATTAAAGCtggtatatatattaatattgcCACATTGTATTTGTATATGACTGTCACATGCAAGGTTATAGAAAGTGTAGTAAGTGGTAGGGTAAGATGAAAGTTGGGTACGATTCTACAACTGCATAGGGTAGGGAGGGTAATATATTTGACACCAAAAGGACCACACAAGAAAATGCTACTACTTCAAACTTCTTTCCTCCTTTGACCCATGTTTGAGACATTCAAATTCTCTATATCAGCTGCACAACTCATATAGTAGGTTGTAGAGTCGTTCTTAATTCAAGACAAACTTGTATTTAGATTAAACGACTCAACAACATGATGTAATATGAAACATCTTGGTGAGATATGAAATTTGGATTGATTTTGTGTAGCATAAATTTTCCTCTCaaccgatttttttttccttcaagatAACCTAGTTGGTAGAAATTCAGCTTAAAGACGAATAAATGGAATGTTCAAGGTTCAAACGTCGTCTTCTACaattggactttttttttttgatacagcaaatatattattaaaccTCTAATCCAAGGCATAAGATATACCAAGGGTGGGAACAAATGATACAAAAACGAAAACGAGACCACAAAAAACCAGATCGAAAAAAACACAGCAGGGCAGAAAGCACCGTCGCTGCCTATCGACTCCAAAACCAACCAACAAGCAAAATTAAAATAGCAGCACAGCAAGCCTAACTCCTACAGGCTAGGAGCAACAGAAAAAAGGAAAACATGGGCACCCTCACATGGACTTATTTATTGATTGATTACTATCTAAGACTCATATGAATAACAATTTTCAGTTTTATAGATTAATTTGCGATTtcattagtttctttttttttaaaataatacatttttattttcaatgtaATAACTACTAAATGAGGCATAAATAGCAAGGCCAACCTAGGCCCCGTTCTTCCAAGCATATAGAGTCAGGCCGCTAATTTATGGATTTAGATCCCTCCAATTTTTCCtcatttttttctctcctttttctAAATTTAAGGATTGATTTTCTCTCCTTTTTATTCTGTGTAATTTACCAACTCttagattaagaaaaatgagagaaaacacgaggaaaaattggagaggatccaaatccctAATTTATATGGGcctcaaaataattattaaagtATATGGTAGTTATATACTTTTAGCGATCAATGTATCTTAGATAGTCAGTTGATTGTGGTGTTTTTTGTGTAACACGAAAATCATATGGTTATGAATCAAAATGCGGGGTTAAGTCGATGTTTTGTTGAATAATGAATCGAACCGCGAAATTCATACTATTTATTTTGGAGAGAAGCGACATCTTTTAGGGGggcatttttaataattagaGAGGAGCCTCAAAACTGTTTGGGTCAGTCATGCCAAATAGGTCTTGGATATATAGTTGACATTAGTTTTTTAAGGAGAAAAGTTTCACCTTCACTCTAAtttctcttcttcatcatctttaaatattttaaataataaatttttgtaaaacttttatgaaaatataaaaaaatacattgaaaattaaaatgtttcactttttaaataaaatattttttaaaattaaatatttaaaaagtgtCACATAAACACTCATTAGGAAGACCTACTAGTAGTATTTTACTATACCAAAGTCTTTGTTGATTACAGTagcatttatttacttttatccACTGCAGTCTTTTCACTTGTTGAAAACAAAAAGTCAACGGCTTATTTTCTTAAACTTCAACAACCAAATAAATGCTGACGTCATCATCCACATCATTCACAGCTCGAGGcccataatgtttttttttttttccttttcgtAACAGTTATATTTTGTTGCCCTTTTAAATACTTTGTATTATGTCTCATAAGACACATAATTCACTCATCATAAATACTAAATGCATTGTGTTACCATATAATATACACAcacttcattttcattcattcttcttcttcttctagttGCTAGTAACTAATTAACTTCTTCTTTATATTACTAATCAATCTCATATCACCATGAATGCACACTCAAATTCCAACAATATTATTCCATTCTCAACACCCTTTCTTCTTCCCTCTCAAGACCACTCTGTCCTCGAGTTCGACTCGCTCCACGACACTCTATCTCAACTCAACAACTCGGATTTGAGCAGTGGTTATAGCAGCTATGGTGGATCACCTTCACCAAGTACTCCTATCAGCTTGATGCAGAGGAGTATTAGTAGTCATTCCCTTCACCACAATAATGGGACTCGCCATCATCCCTTTTCTGCTTTTTTTGCTGAATTGCTCGAATCGGACAATACTCCGGTGAGGAAAGTTTGCAGTACCGGCGACCTGCAGGTACTCTatgttttaaattgcagtctgTAACCGTAATTGAGGCTGAAATATAACAATTTTATAGGCGACCTGCTTTTTATTGAAGCACGGACACATACAGAAACACTAGACACGACACAGGCACTAACACATCGacattgataataatttgagaaaatgacataactcaatgtaatcataagtgttggTGTCATGTACACCGATGCGCGTTCGACACCGGTCACGCCTAATTCAAagagtgtttgtgcttcatagattgcaatgtgtttttttaattaagattaattaattatgtaataatatttttggttttaattgCATGCAATGTTTTGTATAGAGGATTAATGGAATGcaacataatcatcatcatgTGGATAGTCCACTATCTAGTGAAAGTAGTATGATCATAGAAGGTATGAGCAGAGTTTGTCCATATAGCCCAGAAGAGAAGAAAGCCAGAATTGAAAGATACAAAACAAAGAGAAATCAGAGGAACTTCAACAAGAAAATTAAGGTATACTCTTATATAAACACACACCTTAATTttgttataattatttaattcaaaTAGTTTTCTAtggtttttttacttttttcaaCTTATTAAGAAGTCTCGCATCGGTTGCAAGATGACTTgaatatgtttataaagtatATGCAATTCTCAACTTACAAGTCGATTTTATAGGATTGAGTTAGGTCTAACTCTCGATTctaattctaagatggtatcagagtaaTATCTCTGATGTCTTTTACCATTTGAAATATATACGGTATACCCCATCAATATATGACagtaaattttcattttacaaTGGAAAAAATGTGAGCATTTAGAAGAATCTAAAAAGAACAAGAAGTAATGGACAAAACTGTACTAAGAGGAAAATCACTGTGGTGGACCTCTTAATGAAATTTTCTATCATATATAGAGACTTATGCGTGATTGAAAAAACAAACTAGAGACTTGTCACACCGGTTTGATCCAGGtgaaaaaacaaattcataGGAAAAATATCTTACCCTTGTTACAGTCTTGAACATGATTGATTCTAGGTGACAGGATGAGATGAAAATATACGTACATTGTcgatgtaaatattttttacaaagttAATCAATCATGGTCgttagattttaaaaaatatttgatttaatgaTAACTTCTTATAAAGTTACGTATATAATTGATTGTAATTTGTTGACGGTATAAAAATTTTACAATGTTGGTGTATCAAAATTGATAACCTTTATATATAATGACAAAAATTTGTTTCCATGTCTTTTAGTCAGTGTATAGCAGGTTCAGAATTTTGTCTTATTCTCTAAGGTTACTAGAAACTTCATTAGTGTCAAATTGGAATATTATTAACCACACACTCATATACTTAATAATATTCTCCAAATTCAGTGTACAATGTATATTATTGACTGTATCTAGTGGTCCATCATTATACTATATAGGTATGAAAAACTCCATTAAAAAACATTGaccagtgttgtcaaatataAACACTATAGCATATATAGTAGCATTTCAACaaattgttattgttttgttatatgctatttagtacaaatttCTGTCAAAATTATGGGACTAACATAACATTAACGCTATAGCGTTGTAGCTGTAGCGtagcaaaatttgaacaaactatTATTTTTGCGATCCACGATCGacaatatttttattgactacTTTTGTTCTATGAATAGTATGTTTGCAGGAAGACATTGGCAGACAGGAGGCCACGAATCAGAGGACGGTTTGCAAGGAATGATGAAATTGATAAGACCGCGAAAGTTGAGTGGAGCCACATTGGTGGTGGAGAGGAAGAGGATCAAGAAGATGAGAATTGGATCAATATCTTTGATTCCATAGTTGCTGCAAATCTTGATCATGATGAGTTTGAAGGCAGTTCCTCCTTTGGTCTATTGTATTAGAATAATTATAAGTTGATTAAGTTTagcaagttttttttgtttttacaatttCAAAGTATTATTGTGGTGCTCTTTTAGTTTAGATCAAATTAAGtattaatgtaaatatatttatctttatttgaGTCATGTCCATATATGCATTTTTAGACCTTAATcatgtaaatatatttatcttttttatagGATTTAGAATCAATGTATATGTATTATTGAATCAAACTTTGTTAATAAGTCTATATGATGTGTTTATagttccataattttttttatgtgaattTGGGAGAACAATGAAGTGCtctgaatttatttttttcgcgATAAATTGCTCCAAATTTGGTTTCAAGTTAAACTAGTAAAGATAAAAGTATAAAACCTTACCACTCTTGAATCTTCACTAGCACATATAATGGGACATGGATTCTCTACAGTTAGTAAGTCGAAATAGTTGGATAAATGTCACGTGTCTTATGTTATAAGCTCGATAAATCAAagtttaaagttaaaatttgaGTCGTGATCTTCATCTAATGAATCCAACCTATTACCGTGTATACCATTGCGGTCTAACACAAGTAAATAATGTGTAGCGTGTGTAAGTGATGTAAATTTGAATTACCAAGTTCGATTTCTTCTGATGAAAAACATAGTATTGTGCGTTTGCGTGTTTTCCATGAGATGAGGGAATCTAGTTCAACACATAAAGTAGTTGCCCATAAGACATAGCCCCATACCATATGCACAATGGAATTGAAGAGTGGGTTTGTCAACTTTGACTTGTGTCCAGCATATTGGGATGGTTGAAGTGCAAAGTGCAATTACTAATACTATGAACATAAAACAGTGTAGTATGGTGCTAAACTCTAATGCTCTGAAAAGGACTGGAACGTGAAAGTCCATGACAAGTTGGGAGCATAACACAACATAAGGAATTCTTCTAGAATACTACTCTCACAATTGTTTTGCATTTTCTCTTTGGGAATGACAAttaattttgtgtttaattttcatgtattttcagtgtaaaaaaattacattgtcTGTACATCATAATTATGTGTTTTtgtccacaaaaaaaaatattaattagtatGTGCGCAACTTTACAAGTGGTTATGATAAAAGTTAAATATTGTATTTCCAAAGAAATAGTTCTAGTTCAGTTGATAGCTAACAAAAATACAGTAGTAGTATTACCGTAAGAGTTAGAGTTTGAATATCAGATTCTTCATGTCTACACACCCTTTACATTGACGAACAGTAGAGTTCGACCgcgagataaataaaatttgaacaaGAATATCATCTTGATTATTCtgtaacacttttttttttttaagatggtcgggcaaaataaccttaaattaAACACACACTAAAATTAGTCATATAAAGTGCCTAAATTTAAAAGATTTAACCATGTGCAAAACCATCTCTATTCACGCACTCATCCTTAAGATAGTATAGAAAAAGAGAACATATAGTCTCATTTTCAAAAGGAAGCAACctctattttatatatattgcatACTTGTCTAGTTTGCTTTCTTTGAGAATGATTAATTTAAGCTTAAAATGGCTAGTTTACCTCTTACTAATCATTACTCAGGAGATTTGACATGTTAATAAAACAAGTTGTAAGATTGAGTGTCAATAAGATACAAATATATAGTGTTTTTTCAATTCTTATGAGGTTTATTAATTCTTGATCCTCTAATAGCTATAGCTAGCTTCTACCTTCTAAGGTAACAACTCAAGGTGGGGGTGGATGGCCCTATTTACCTTTGTATGCCGGCGGTGTGTTAGCCACTAGGTTAATGGGAAGTTTTTAATATCCAAAATGTAAAGTAAAGTGGAACCAAATTATTGTTAATCTGATTTTTCCTTTCgtgattattttaatttgatttttaggtgCATGTTGTTATGCTCACTCCAAATGTCTTGGCATGGAAGTTAGTGTATCATAATGTTTATAAACAACTAAAACTCATTCATGAAATCATGTACATATTCactttgtgtaaaaaaaatatcatactaTAATTCTTAAATTGTCCATTTGaatttgagcttatgaaaatagtttatgcaaataaataaatttttatattaattcataaatttttactaacaattttttttatgttaatgcATCAATTAATAAGACCTAAACGGTATGGATCAAGCCAAGTATTGGAAGATACAAATGTAATGTTGATACTTCTTTTTCTTATCTTCACAATAAGGTAGGGATTGGTATGTACATTCGGGATGACCAAGGACATTTTGTGAAGGCTATAATTGAATGGATAGAGCCTATCCTTCACGTTGAAATTGGAGAAGCCATGAGTTTTTTGAGTGCACTCAAATGGATTGATGAGCAGCAATTTTATGACACAGATGTGGAAATAGAGTGCAAAAGGATAGTGGTTGGTCTTTATAACAAAAGAATTCTCAACTCTGATTTTGGTGCCATATTAAGTGACAGTAGAATTTTGCTATCCACAAATTTTGTGAACTCTAATGTTAAGTTTATTAGAAGACAAACAAATGAAGTTGCTCATAGTCTTATTCGGCTGGCTACATCTTTAGCtagttttcataattttatcgATATCCCAACATGTTTCtatgaatgaaatgagataaactctttacggtaaaaaaaatttaaaaaaaaaaaaaaaaactagccgCCACTCTCATTCTCTCCTTGAATTATTTTTGTTCATCTATTAGAGAGGGTGATTTATGGTCAATTTTGATCTGAAATCACCCTTCTTGatcttttccctttctttttattctaATAAGTggttttcatatatttttaagtttCGTTTGAATTTTTTTCCGTGATTTTTTCGTCCGGTGTTACTTCCATCATAGCGTGGAgttgtttgttttaatttctcGTCTTAGTACGGTGTAGTATgaggttttttaattattgttgttaaatttttatgcaaataaataactTAGGGCCCATTTGGATTGCTGTGATGTCTCATGTTTAACTGACAATTATGATATTGTTAAGTTAAATATCTTCATTTGGATTCGAACATGAGACATCGCAATTGTGTGCATTCCCAATTAGTTTTTTAGTTTATGTGAAATTGTTGGACGCATAAAACCACACTGTCAAAGCTCATATATGGAAACCCCACCCCCTCTATAAGAAGGAATAAATATTTAGTGCACGATATAGAGATGATGGATGTCATTATAATGAGCTACGAGCTATGAAT
Coding sequences within it:
- the LOC123898547 gene encoding two-component response regulator-like APRR1, with translation MNAHSNSNNIIPFSTPFLLPSQDHSVLEFDSLHDTLSQLNNSDLSSGYSSYGGSPSPSTPISLMQRSISSHSLHHNNGTRHHPFSAFFAELLESDNTPVRKVCSTGDLQRINGMQHNHHHVDSPLSSESSMIIEGMSRVCPYSPEEKKARIERYKTKRNQRNFNKKIKYVCRKTLADRRPRIRGRFARNDEIDKTAKVEWSHIGGGEEEDQEDENWINIFDSIVAANLDHDEFEGSSSFGLLY